In a genomic window of Porphyromonadaceae bacterium W3.11:
- the rlmD gene encoding 23S rRNA (uracil(1939)-C(5))-methyltransferase RlmD — MAKKSKAPVIVEGVKIEKVAAEGKCIGHLSDDRIVFVPFTAPGDVVDIRLGRRRKSYAEGVVQRIVEPSPIRVVPRCEHFGVCGGCKWQHLPYETQLEAKEQQVLDQLERIGKFEVKEKRPIIGGEHIYEYRNKLEFTFSNKRWLTEGEVQSNETFDDPSLTSGLGFHIPGRFDKVLDIKHCHLQVNTSNKIRLFIREYCLTHEGYSFYDLRTHEGLMRTLMVRTSRSGEVMLVVVFAKDEERLRSQLLEAIKNEFPEITSLMYVINEKMNDTFGDLDVNLYSGKDHIWEEMEGLKYKIGPKSFYQTNSEQAYRLYEQVRNLAQLKGDELVYDLYTGTGTIASFVSRHAKKVIGIEYVPEAIEDAWENARVNGLNNLDFYAGDMKDILTDDFIGQHGLPDLLITDPPRAGMHPDVIKTILNAAPKRIVYVSCNPASQARDVAVMSEEYKVLISQPVDMFPHTHHVENILLLERRL, encoded by the coding sequence ATGGCAAAAAAAAGTAAAGCTCCAGTAATTGTAGAGGGCGTGAAGATAGAGAAAGTTGCAGCTGAGGGAAAATGTATAGGACATCTCTCAGATGATAGAATTGTCTTTGTCCCATTTACCGCTCCCGGTGATGTGGTCGATATTCGTTTGGGGCGTAGGCGTAAATCTTATGCCGAAGGGGTGGTGCAGAGAATAGTGGAGCCTTCTCCTATTCGCGTTGTCCCTCGTTGTGAGCATTTTGGGGTCTGTGGTGGTTGTAAATGGCAGCATCTTCCTTACGAGACACAACTTGAAGCAAAGGAGCAGCAAGTATTAGATCAATTGGAGCGTATTGGTAAGTTTGAAGTAAAAGAAAAGCGTCCTATTATTGGTGGAGAGCATATCTATGAGTATCGCAATAAGTTGGAGTTTACTTTTTCGAATAAAAGATGGCTCACAGAAGGGGAAGTCCAATCGAATGAAACTTTTGACGATCCCTCTCTGACCTCTGGCTTAGGCTTTCATATCCCGGGACGTTTTGATAAGGTTTTGGATATTAAGCACTGTCATCTACAAGTAAATACAAGTAATAAAATACGGCTTTTTATTCGAGAGTATTGCTTGACTCACGAAGGATATTCTTTCTATGATTTACGTACACACGAAGGTTTGATGAGGACCTTGATGGTTCGTACTAGCAGGAGTGGTGAAGTGATGTTAGTGGTGGTTTTTGCCAAAGATGAGGAACGACTTCGAAGCCAATTATTAGAGGCTATTAAAAACGAGTTTCCTGAAATAACCTCATTGATGTATGTCATAAATGAGAAGATGAATGACACTTTTGGTGATTTAGACGTGAATTTGTACTCAGGTAAAGATCACATTTGGGAGGAAATGGAAGGTTTAAAATATAAAATTGGCCCTAAGAGTTTTTATCAAACCAATAGTGAGCAAGCATATAGGCTGTATGAGCAGGTGCGAAATTTAGCTCAGCTCAAAGGTGATGAACTGGTTTATGACTTATATACCGGTACTGGTACTATTGCTAGCTTTGTTTCACGACATGCTAAGAAAGTAATCGGGATTGAATATGTTCCTGAAGCAATTGAAGATGCTTGGGAAAATGCGAGGGTTAATGGTCTGAATAATCTAGACTTTTATGCTGGAGACATGAAAGATATTCTTACTGATGACTTTATAGGTCAACATGGACTACCAGATCTATTAATTACAGATCCTCCACGAGCTGGTATGCATCCTGACGTCATTAAGACCATCCTAAATGCAGCTCCTAAGCGGATCGTTTATGTTAGCTGTAATCCAGCTAGTCAAGCACGAGATGTTGCAGTGATGAGCGAAGAATATAAGGTCTTAATTTCCCAACCTGTGGATATGTTTCCCCACACTCATCATGTGGAGAATATTTTATTGTTGGAGCGAAGATTATAA
- a CDS encoding AI-2E family transporter produces MFEDFFRKEFNLNRIAKIIFALLIIVLIFWGLGALSTILIPFGLAWILAYMLMPIVYFLEEKVKIKSRPVNIIIVLTILTGILVGVFAILIPSLIDESKKAWELIQYYDIGGLLVSIIPEELRTKSEFFTSLEGLLASINLQEFIAYIQNLLTGSWKIVQNTLSYLSGMLVILIFLAYLIFIMLDYEALVRGFFSMCPRSTRPFMHELAANVEFYINSYFKGQALISLICGVILAIGFALMGLPLGITFGLFMGLLNMIPYLQYIGYFPLLILVGLQAAATGQNFFIILLIAAGVIFISEIVQQVILIPTIQGKSMGMKPAMILLSLTIWGSLFGFMGLLFALPLSMIIYTFYMKYVIGEPIANGTQIRRTTRKKLSDIFHHENV; encoded by the coding sequence ATGTTTGAAGACTTTTTCAGAAAAGAATTTAATCTTAATCGTATTGCAAAAATAATATTTGCTTTACTCATAATAGTGCTCATTTTTTGGGGATTAGGTGCACTGAGTACTATCCTTATCCCTTTTGGTTTGGCTTGGATCTTAGCATATATGCTGATGCCAATCGTCTATTTTTTAGAAGAAAAGGTCAAGATAAAATCTCGCCCTGTTAATATTATTATAGTCTTAACGATCCTAACAGGAATATTAGTAGGTGTATTCGCTATCTTGATCCCATCACTTATTGACGAAAGCAAGAAAGCATGGGAGTTAATCCAGTACTACGACATCGGAGGTTTACTTGTAAGCATTATTCCAGAAGAACTTAGAACAAAGTCAGAGTTCTTCACAAGTTTAGAAGGCTTATTAGCATCTATCAATTTACAAGAATTCATTGCCTATATTCAGAATCTCCTAACAGGTAGTTGGAAAATCGTGCAAAATACGCTTAGCTATCTATCAGGTATGCTGGTAATATTGATCTTTTTAGCTTACCTCATCTTTATTATGTTGGATTATGAGGCACTTGTTAGGGGCTTTTTCTCGATGTGTCCTCGCAGCACACGCCCTTTTATGCATGAGTTAGCTGCGAATGTAGAGTTCTATATTAATAGCTACTTTAAAGGTCAGGCTTTAATCTCCCTAATCTGTGGAGTCATTCTTGCCATAGGATTCGCTCTTATGGGATTGCCACTAGGAATAACCTTTGGGCTTTTTATGGGGTTATTGAATATGATTCCTTACCTACAGTATATAGGTTATTTTCCACTACTTATACTGGTAGGACTACAAGCAGCAGCAACGGGGCAAAACTTCTTTATCATCCTACTCATCGCTGCAGGTGTAATTTTTATCAGTGAAATAGTACAGCAAGTCATCCTAATCCCAACTATTCAGGGAAAATCAATGGGTATGAAACCTGCCATGATCTTATTATCTCTGACAATTTGGGGAAGTCTATTTGGATTCATGGGATTACTATTTGCTTTGCCATTGAGTATGATTATTTATACATTCTATATGAAATACGTCATCGGTGAGCCTATTGCAAATGGAACTCAGATCAGACGGACAACACGAAAAAAACTGAGTGATATCTTTCATCACGAAAACGTATAA
- a CDS encoding lysophospholipid acyltransferase family protein translates to MKILDLLYKVYIIVVFIPLFVPLTLLTAFVSAVGCIVGGERIFSYWPGKIWSILTLYLLLCPVNVTGRENLPKNRCSIVTPNHTSALDIFLLYGYLGVRFKWVMKGSLRKLPFVGWACEKCGFIFVTHTPEGAIHVIEDTTSAIRKGYHIFIFPEGSRTKDGQLGPFRKGAFRVATDTRTPIVPVKIIGGYEAYSRYDIFPRPKKLTVKILPSIDTEKVSDHLALMKMTRQVILDA, encoded by the coding sequence ATGAAGATTTTAGACCTCCTTTATAAGGTATATATCATCGTGGTTTTTATACCACTATTTGTCCCTCTTACATTGCTTACAGCATTCGTTTCTGCTGTGGGTTGTATTGTCGGAGGAGAGAGAATTTTTTCGTACTGGCCAGGCAAGATCTGGAGTATTCTTACGTTGTATTTACTGCTGTGTCCTGTCAATGTCACAGGTAGAGAGAATCTTCCAAAAAACAGATGTAGTATCGTCACCCCTAATCATACGAGTGCATTAGATATTTTTCTCTTGTACGGATACCTTGGCGTCCGCTTCAAATGGGTCATGAAGGGATCTCTAAGAAAGTTACCTTTTGTTGGATGGGCTTGTGAGAAATGTGGCTTTATATTTGTGACCCATACTCCAGAAGGTGCTATTCATGTCATTGAAGATACAACATCCGCTATCAGAAAAGGATACCATATCTTTATATTCCCTGAGGGTTCACGTACCAAGGATGGTCAACTAGGTCCGTTTCGGAAAGGAGCTTTTCGCGTCGCTACTGACACGCGTACTCCAATAGTCCCAGTAAAGATAATTGGCGGTTACGAGGCTTATTCTAGATATGATATCTTCCCAAGGCCTAAAAAACTTACCGTAAAGATACTACCTTCCATAGATACTGAAAAAGTAAGTGACCATTTGGCGTTAATGAAAATGACTCGTCAGGTGATTTTAGACGCCTAG
- the rsfS gene encoding ribosome silencing factor, whose amino-acid sequence MKTTVEDNTKMLVAAIVDGIREKKGKNISILDMRGVDDAICDYMVIGEGNTPIQVDAIEDSIWDIVHSRLNEKPIHEHKGVGEWIAMDYSDVIVHLFIPELRSYYNIEGLWSDADIQFLPDEE is encoded by the coding sequence TTGAAAACTACAGTTGAAGATAACACTAAGATGCTGGTTGCAGCGATAGTGGATGGTATAAGAGAAAAGAAAGGCAAGAATATTTCAATCCTTGATATGAGAGGGGTGGATGATGCTATCTGTGATTATATGGTAATAGGTGAGGGGAATACACCGATACAAGTAGATGCGATAGAGGATTCTATATGGGATATTGTTCATTCAAGACTAAATGAAAAGCCTATTCATGAGCATAAAGGGGTAGGGGAGTGGATTGCTATGGATTATTCTGATGTTATTGTGCATCTCTTTATCCCTGAGTTAAGAAGCTACTACAATATAGAGGGTCTTTGGTCTGATGCAGATATTCAGTTTTTACCAGACGAAGAGTAA
- a CDS encoding GatB/YqeY domain-containing protein has product MALFEEVNEGIKQAMLSRDKVRLETLRGIKKEFLEAVTAKGGSHTLEDDQALKIIAKLVKQREESASMYRDADRLDLAEDEEAQAAILKSFLPAQLSDEEVLQKVKEIIDRLGVTDMKGMGKVMGVAIKELGATADGNVISQAVKKLLAK; this is encoded by the coding sequence ATGGCACTTTTTGAAGAAGTAAATGAGGGAATAAAGCAAGCGATGCTTAGTCGTGATAAAGTACGTCTAGAGACTTTGCGTGGTATTAAGAAGGAGTTCTTGGAAGCTGTTACAGCTAAGGGTGGGAGTCATACCTTGGAGGATGACCAAGCACTTAAAATCATTGCCAAGCTGGTAAAGCAAAGAGAGGAGAGTGCAAGTATGTATCGTGATGCAGATCGTCTGGATCTAGCAGAAGACGAAGAGGCACAAGCTGCAATCCTTAAGAGTTTCTTGCCAGCTCAGCTATCTGATGAAGAGGTGCTACAGAAGGTCAAAGAGATAATAGACCGCCTAGGCGTCACTGATATGAAAGGGATGGGAAAAGTGATGGGTGTAGCTATTAAGGAGCTTGGAGCTACAGCTGATGGGAATGTGATTTCACAGGCTGTTAAAAAGTTGCTTGCCAAGTAA
- the dacB gene encoding D-alanyl-D-alanine carboxypeptidase/D-alanyl-D-alanine-endopeptidase — protein sequence MNAQQVRVPSSSISALQDAFWTLSIQDASTGEELIGIRSHQLMTPASTMKVVSTATALSQNPSGMRFETRIETDGIITDGVLDGNIYVIGEGDPSIGSRYFWNEDSDKFFRTITTAIKNKGIRQVTGGVVALSDKSDFQAESPRWPLYDMGNHYAAGVYGLNLFDNAYTVHFTNYGKSYNLEPNIPGLKLTMLFDRTNERSRDSLYISRIPLEDGSYPITGVYPANVKNLRIKGAIPNPPLFMAEYLQETMSKSGISFGATPTVVSSVPEELATLYLFESPTILELIRITNVYSHNLFAEGFLKLVGRDRNGMPGHNQRQTSIMEVKRYWSSRGLDVRELEMLDGSGLSAENKVSAYFLAALLGKVYRADPSGTFMRTLPRAGKEGTVNTFLKRTPLEGKAFLKSGTIRNVVCYTGYVQLSGKTYTVAIMVNNFYGRTSNIRRAMESVLLESFGLK from the coding sequence GTGAATGCACAGCAAGTTAGAGTACCATCATCTAGCATATCAGCTCTGCAAGACGCCTTCTGGACCTTGAGTATTCAAGATGCCTCAACAGGGGAAGAGCTTATTGGGATAAGATCTCATCAGCTAATGACTCCCGCAAGCACTATGAAAGTGGTCAGTACAGCCACTGCTTTGAGTCAGAATCCATCTGGGATGAGATTTGAGACGAGAATAGAAACGGATGGAATTATCACTGATGGTGTCCTGGATGGTAATATCTATGTCATTGGAGAAGGTGACCCCTCTATTGGATCTCGATATTTTTGGAATGAAGATTCAGACAAGTTCTTTCGGACAATAACAACAGCAATTAAGAATAAAGGCATTCGCCAGGTTACTGGAGGTGTAGTCGCACTTTCTGATAAGAGTGACTTTCAGGCTGAAAGCCCCCGATGGCCACTTTACGATATGGGCAATCATTATGCGGCAGGTGTATATGGACTTAATTTATTTGATAATGCATATACCGTTCACTTCACAAATTATGGAAAGAGCTATAACCTAGAGCCTAATATTCCAGGATTAAAGCTAACCATGCTATTTGATAGAACGAATGAGCGATCTCGGGACTCATTGTATATCTCTCGGATACCTTTAGAGGACGGTAGTTATCCAATAACTGGAGTGTATCCTGCGAATGTGAAGAACCTAAGAATAAAAGGAGCGATACCCAATCCTCCGCTTTTTATGGCTGAGTATCTTCAAGAAACTATGAGTAAATCAGGTATCTCATTTGGAGCAACTCCAACAGTTGTTTCTTCTGTACCAGAAGAGCTGGCCACCCTTTATCTTTTTGAATCCCCAACAATCCTTGAATTAATACGTATCACCAACGTGTATAGTCATAATCTTTTTGCAGAAGGCTTTCTAAAGCTGGTTGGACGAGACCGAAATGGAATGCCAGGGCATAACCAAAGGCAAACTTCCATCATGGAGGTCAAAAGGTATTGGAGTAGTCGAGGATTAGATGTAAGAGAGTTGGAGATGCTGGATGGATCTGGGCTTTCAGCTGAGAATAAAGTATCAGCATACTTCCTCGCAGCATTATTAGGTAAGGTATATCGTGCCGATCCGTCAGGTACATTTATGCGTACATTACCACGTGCTGGTAAGGAGGGAACGGTCAATACATTTCTGAAAAGAACACCTTTGGAAGGCAAAGCATTCCTTAAGAGTGGAACAATACGGAATGTGGTCTGTTATACAGGGTATGTGCAGCTAAGCGGTAAAACATATACTGTAGCTATTATGGTGAATAATTTTTATGGTCGTACCTCAAATATACGTAGGGCCATGGAGAGTGTGTTGCTAGAGTCTTTTGGACTAAAATAA
- the pnp gene encoding polyribonucleotide nucleotidyltransferase, with translation MMNVITKTITMGDGSTITVETGKLAKQADGAVTVRMGNTVLLATVTAAKDANPGVDFMPLQVEYKEKFSAVGRFPGGFTRREGRASDYEILICRLVDRALRPLFPDDYHAEVFVNIILFSGDEKELPDQLAGLAASAALAVSDIPFQGPISEVRVIRLDGEFIVNPTAEQLADADLDIMVAATMDNIMMVEGEMDEVQEADMLEAIKVAHEAIKIQCQAQIELMEAVGTVEKRAYSHEDNDEELRQRVHDFCYDRVFEVAMSGVDKHARSDAFEAIVNEFKEQFEEEELSEIEGLINRYYHDVEKMAMRRAVLDHGKRLDGRDTKTIRPIWAEVDCLPGPHGSAIFTRGETQSLTTVTLGTKSDEKLVDDVLNYGKERFLLHYNFPPFSTGEARPQRGVGRREIGHGNLALRALKRMIPENYPYVIRVMSDILESNGSSSMATVCAGTLALMDAGVQIKKPVSGIAMGLISENKGQKYAILSDILGDEDHLGDMDFKVTGTRDGITATQMDIKVDGLSYEILEKALAQAKEGRMHILGKIEETISAPREDFKAHTPRIVTMRIPKEFIGAVIGPGGKIIQGIQEQSGASVNIEEVENEGVIEIAAPGKEPIDKALSMINSIVVIPEVGKVYPATVKSVMPYGAFVEFLPGKEGLLHISEWDWKRFDTIEETGLHEGQKLDVQLLEVDPKTGKFRLSRKSLLEKPEGYEEPAERRSFRRDGGDRNNYRGDRNRGDRNDRNDRNDRNDRNDRNDRNGRGRGGDRERNRD, from the coding sequence ATGATGAACGTAATTACAAAGACCATCACAATGGGTGATGGAAGCACTATTACCGTTGAGACAGGTAAATTAGCCAAGCAGGCTGACGGTGCTGTAACGGTTCGCATGGGCAACACCGTATTGTTGGCAACCGTGACTGCGGCTAAGGACGCAAACCCAGGAGTGGATTTTATGCCACTACAAGTAGAGTACAAAGAGAAATTTTCGGCTGTAGGTCGTTTCCCTGGTGGATTCACTAGGAGGGAAGGAAGAGCCTCAGATTATGAGATTTTGATTTGTCGTCTTGTAGATAGAGCCCTTAGACCACTTTTCCCAGATGACTACCACGCTGAGGTTTTCGTTAATATCATCCTATTTAGTGGTGATGAGAAGGAGCTACCAGATCAGTTAGCTGGACTTGCTGCTTCAGCCGCCCTTGCTGTGAGTGATATCCCTTTCCAAGGCCCTATTTCTGAGGTACGTGTTATTCGCTTAGATGGTGAGTTCATCGTAAATCCGACTGCAGAGCAATTAGCTGATGCTGACCTTGATATCATGGTCGCTGCCACTATGGATAATATCATGATGGTAGAAGGTGAGATGGATGAGGTGCAGGAAGCCGATATGCTAGAGGCTATCAAGGTAGCTCATGAAGCTATTAAGATTCAGTGTCAAGCCCAAATTGAATTAATGGAGGCTGTTGGTACTGTAGAGAAGCGTGCATATTCTCATGAAGATAATGATGAGGAACTTCGCCAGAGGGTTCATGATTTCTGTTATGATCGCGTCTTCGAAGTGGCGATGTCTGGTGTAGATAAGCATGCTCGCTCAGATGCTTTTGAAGCTATCGTTAATGAATTCAAGGAGCAATTTGAGGAAGAAGAATTATCAGAAATCGAGGGTCTGATTAATAGATATTATCATGATGTGGAAAAAATGGCGATGCGTAGAGCTGTCCTAGATCATGGTAAGCGTTTGGATGGTAGAGATACCAAAACAATTCGTCCTATATGGGCTGAAGTAGATTGCCTTCCAGGTCCTCATGGATCAGCGATCTTTACTAGAGGGGAGACACAATCTCTAACAACTGTAACATTGGGAACTAAGAGTGATGAGAAGCTTGTGGATGATGTCCTTAACTATGGTAAGGAACGCTTCCTTCTACATTACAATTTCCCTCCATTCTCAACAGGAGAAGCTAGACCTCAGAGAGGGGTAGGGCGTAGAGAGATAGGGCATGGTAACCTAGCACTTCGTGCACTTAAGCGAATGATCCCTGAGAACTATCCTTATGTGATACGTGTGATGAGCGATATCTTAGAGAGTAATGGTTCGTCATCTATGGCTACTGTATGTGCTGGTACGCTTGCACTGATGGATGCTGGTGTCCAGATTAAGAAGCCTGTTAGTGGTATTGCTATGGGTTTGATTTCTGAGAATAAGGGACAGAAGTATGCTATCTTATCTGATATTCTTGGAGATGAAGACCACCTTGGTGATATGGACTTCAAGGTGACTGGTACCCGTGATGGTATCACTGCTACTCAGATGGATATCAAAGTGGATGGTCTTAGCTACGAAATCTTGGAGAAAGCTTTAGCTCAAGCTAAAGAAGGACGTATGCACATACTAGGCAAGATTGAAGAGACTATCTCTGCTCCTAGAGAGGACTTCAAAGCTCATACTCCTCGTATCGTCACTATGAGAATTCCTAAGGAATTCATCGGTGCAGTGATAGGCCCTGGAGGTAAGATAATTCAGGGTATTCAGGAGCAAAGTGGAGCTTCTGTAAATATTGAAGAAGTTGAGAATGAAGGCGTCATAGAGATAGCCGCACCAGGTAAAGAGCCTATCGATAAGGCATTATCGATGATTAATTCAATCGTCGTTATTCCTGAGGTAGGTAAAGTATATCCTGCTACCGTTAAGAGCGTCATGCCATACGGTGCATTTGTGGAGTTCTTACCAGGTAAGGAAGGCTTATTACATATCTCTGAATGGGATTGGAAACGCTTTGATACCATCGAGGAGACTGGTCTTCATGAAGGTCAAAAGCTAGATGTCCAGCTTTTGGAAGTGGATCCAAAGACTGGTAAGTTCAGACTCTCACGTAAATCTCTTCTTGAGAAGCCAGAGGGTTATGAGGAGCCAGCAGAGCGTAGGTCTTTCCGTAGAGACGGTGGAGATAGAAATAACTACCGTGGTGATCGTAATAGAGGCGATCGTAATGATCGCAATGATCGTAACGACCGTAACGACCGTAACGACCGTAATGACCGTAATGGTCGTGGTCGTGGCGGAGACCGTGAACGAAATAGAGACTAA
- the ftsZ gene encoding cell division protein FtsZ, whose protein sequence is MTKWIRTMKLYDNIMEDNLLAFNTGNKTNQDTLIKVIGVGGGGGNAVNYMYSQRVENVSYLLCNTDRQHLNRCDVPETICLGESITKGLGAGNNPEKARLAAEESKEEIKQALRDGTEMVFITAGMGGGTGTGAAPVIAGIAKEMGILTVGVVTIPFLFEGRMKILKAIEGVEKLKKNVDAILVVKNELLNKAYPNMKITEAFRKADEILCNSTRSISEMVTIDAVINVDMADVRTTLQDGGVSIITWGFASQKEGISVAFERALNSPLLNTSNFEYATRILYQIIHRPNCEPSTDLTEKLNVINARIKKDYEFIWGMCERPEDQMEDELGFILLASGFNDEEEVMGLSEYKADASTVELEGKRKKRNEEDEIIKGYYPEYSTSAGVGAYETVLFTDELLGNNEFITLVNSTPTLIRKDAEKERIKQYADTLVQTASLSYHPGAVRKGPAHSSVETKETDNGSNKEDVFTIPFGDL, encoded by the coding sequence TTGACGAAATGGATTCGGACGATGAAACTGTATGATAATATAATGGAAGATAACTTATTAGCATTTAATACTGGGAATAAAACGAACCAGGATACTCTGATTAAAGTCATCGGTGTCGGTGGTGGTGGAGGTAACGCCGTTAATTATATGTATAGTCAGAGGGTAGAGAATGTCTCTTATCTACTCTGTAATACTGATCGTCAGCATCTTAATAGATGTGATGTCCCTGAGACTATCTGCTTGGGTGAAAGCATTACGAAGGGCTTAGGTGCTGGAAATAATCCAGAGAAGGCTAGATTGGCGGCCGAGGAAAGTAAGGAGGAGATAAAACAAGCCCTCCGAGATGGTACCGAGATGGTATTCATAACTGCGGGGATGGGTGGCGGTACAGGTACAGGTGCTGCTCCAGTGATCGCAGGTATCGCTAAGGAAATGGGAATCCTAACGGTAGGCGTGGTGACTATACCATTCTTATTCGAAGGGCGTATGAAGATCCTGAAAGCTATTGAGGGGGTGGAAAAGCTCAAAAAGAATGTGGATGCCATCTTGGTCGTCAAGAATGAGCTACTCAATAAGGCTTACCCCAATATGAAGATCACAGAGGCCTTCAGGAAAGCTGATGAGATCCTCTGTAATAGTACCCGATCTATCTCTGAAATGGTTACGATTGATGCGGTCATTAATGTGGATATGGCCGATGTGAGGACTACCCTTCAGGATGGAGGTGTATCTATCATCACATGGGGATTTGCCAGCCAGAAAGAGGGCATCTCAGTCGCTTTCGAAAGGGCTCTCAATTCTCCACTGCTCAATACATCTAACTTTGAGTATGCTACGAGGATATTGTACCAAATTATTCACCGTCCTAACTGTGAACCAAGTACCGATTTAACTGAAAAGCTGAATGTCATCAATGCTCGAATAAAGAAGGATTATGAATTTATTTGGGGTATGTGTGAGCGTCCAGAGGATCAGATGGAGGATGAACTAGGGTTCATTTTGCTGGCTTCTGGATTTAATGATGAGGAAGAGGTCATGGGCTTAAGTGAATACAAAGCCGATGCCTCCACTGTGGAGCTGGAAGGAAAGCGTAAGAAACGTAATGAGGAGGATGAAATCATTAAGGGGTATTATCCAGAGTATTCTACATCCGCAGGTGTAGGTGCTTATGAGACGGTACTTTTCACTGATGAACTATTAGGTAATAACGAATTTATTACGCTCGTAAACTCTACTCCTACACTGATCAGAAAAGATGCAGAGAAAGAGAGAATTAAGCAGTATGCTGATACTCTCGTACAGACCGCTTCTCTTTCCTATCATCCAGGGGCTGTACGTAAGGGGCCTGCTCACTCATCCGTAGAAACTAAGGAAACGGATAATGGATCAAATAAGGAGGATGTATTCACCATCCCATTTGGAGATCTCTAA
- a CDS encoding LiaF-related protein translates to MKTKTRRSYNSSIAIGIAFLWVGMVMLLNRMDIIPYSLKKILISWPILLTYIGLIGLFRKEKVGGLIMTIIGLVFLFLRIGNTYPGLIPSHFLNIDLYFWPLVIILIGFIFIFYFGISQSDSATMNKDGNQYVKSSFMSEYSENYDGKIFEGGSFKSTLSSTTIDLRGALVKSDTIYIDLSVFLAGVDLYIPNNCTIEDRTKVLLGEVDDKRRGTDSSLLKEFKLIITGSIILGGVEIRN, encoded by the coding sequence ATGAAAACAAAAACTAGAAGATCGTACAATTCAAGCATTGCAATAGGGATAGCATTCCTATGGGTTGGAATGGTTATGCTGCTAAACCGAATGGACATTATTCCTTACTCTCTCAAAAAGATATTAATTTCGTGGCCTATACTACTTACTTATATAGGTCTCATAGGTTTATTCAGAAAAGAAAAGGTGGGTGGCTTAATAATGACTATTATAGGATTAGTATTTTTATTCCTTAGAATCGGGAATACCTATCCAGGATTAATCCCCAGTCACTTTTTAAATATTGATCTGTATTTCTGGCCATTAGTCATTATCCTCATTGGTTTTATATTCATTTTCTACTTTGGCATAAGTCAATCCGATAGTGCGACTATGAATAAGGATGGTAATCAATATGTCAAAAGTTCATTCATGAGTGAGTATAGTGAAAATTATGATGGTAAGATATTCGAAGGAGGAAGCTTCAAAAGTACACTATCTAGCACTACGATTGACCTTAGGGGGGCATTAGTCAAAAGTGATACTATTTATATTGATTTGTCTGTGTTTTTAGCAGGAGTTGATCTATACATCCCTAACAACTGTACCATAGAAGATAGGACAAAAGTGCTTCTTGGTGAAGTGGATGACAAACGAAGAGGAACAGATTCATCATTGCTAAAAGAATTCAAACTCATCATCACTGGATCTATAATCCTCGGAGGAGTCGAGATAAGAAACTAA